One window of the Nitrospira defluvii genome contains the following:
- a CDS encoding zf-HC2 domain-containing protein, protein MRNIITTLLAHITLPCKEVTRLASQAMDRPLPLATRLSLRLHYWICDACARYRVQLHTIRQILLRSGERCRHGKASFPSPAIKTRLTETFRARHK, encoded by the coding sequence TTGCGCAACATAATCACCACGTTACTGGCTCATATCACTCTCCCCTGCAAAGAAGTTACCCGGTTGGCTTCTCAAGCTATGGATCGACCGCTGCCCTTGGCGACCCGGCTCAGTCTCCGGCTCCATTATTGGATCTGTGACGCCTGTGCGCGATACCGAGTTCAATTGCACACCATTCGGCAAATATTGCTCCGTTCGGGTGAACGGTGCCGGCACGGCAAGGCTTCGTTTCCCTCTCCTGCCATCAAGACCCGTTTGACAGAAACGTTTCGTGCCAGGCACAAGTAG
- a CDS encoding MGH1-like glycoside hydrolase domain-containing protein, protein DGFFYDVLHLPTGETQHMKVRSMVGLIPLFAVETLDSELVDSLPRFKHRMQWFIENRPDFAQHLETQSCDGGVRRFLSLVSRDRLKSVLRYMLDEAEFLSPYGIRALSRYHRDHPFVMSVMGREHRAEYEPAESGTGLFGGNSNWRGPIWFPVNYLLIESLQKFHYFLGNQYRVECPTGSGRHSTLWEVATEISRRLIHIFLRNAHGTRPVFGGTQRFQDDPHWRHHVLFYEYFHGDNGAGIGASHQTGWTGLVAKLIQQSGE, encoded by the coding sequence AGACGGCTTCTTCTACGACGTGTTGCACCTGCCGACCGGGGAAACCCAGCACATGAAGGTCCGCTCGATGGTAGGTCTGATTCCTCTCTTTGCGGTCGAGACGCTCGATTCCGAACTCGTGGACAGCCTGCCGCGCTTCAAGCACCGGATGCAGTGGTTCATCGAGAACCGGCCGGACTTTGCGCAGCATCTGGAAACGCAGTCCTGCGACGGAGGCGTGCGGCGCTTTCTCTCGCTTGTCAGCCGAGATCGCCTGAAATCCGTGTTGCGGTATATGCTGGATGAAGCGGAGTTCTTGTCTCCGTACGGTATCCGCGCGCTCTCGCGTTATCACCGCGATCATCCCTTCGTGATGTCGGTCATGGGCCGTGAGCATCGCGCGGAGTACGAACCGGCGGAATCCGGCACGGGCTTGTTCGGAGGCAATTCGAATTGGCGCGGACCGATCTGGTTCCCGGTCAATTATCTCCTGATCGAGTCGCTGCAAAAGTTCCACTACTTTCTCGGCAATCAGTATCGGGTGGAATGCCCGACGGGGTCGGGCCGTCACTCCACGCTGTGGGAAGTGGCGACCGAGATCTCTCGCCGGTTGATCCATATTTTTCTCCGGAATGCCCACGGAACGCGTCCGGTATTCGGGGGAACCCAGCGATTCCAAGACGATCCCCATTGGCGCCACCATGTCTTGTTCTACGAATATTTTCATGGGGACAATGGCGCAGGAATAGGGGCAAGCCATCAAACGGGTTGGACGGGATTGGTGGCCAAGCTGATTCAGCAATCGGGAGAGTGA